Sequence from the Dysidea avara chromosome 5, odDysAvar1.4, whole genome shotgun sequence genome:
agtCATATACACTAATTTTCTTCAAAATTGTGGGCATGTACAATACAAATCTGCACAAGGAATGTTGACACTGTTGTACATAGTTTTGCATTTAATAAGTTATGTGGTTTGCCTTAATGCCATCTACATGATGTAGGTGTGTGTAAGGTTCATGAGAGAGAACATGACAGTAGGAACAGTGTGTGAATATGTTCAGGTCAGTACATACATTATGTGTACAATGATGACTAGGTTACTACTATAGGCAGCACTGACATATGATCAAGTCACTTTACGAGAGGAATGTCTTCAACTAATAGAACAGCATACAGAGGTGAGTAATGTACTGCCAAGTTGCAATGTTGATGTGAACATTTTGCCACTATTTGTATTGCCTCCTCATATAGGAGGTGTTCAAGACTCAAGGGTTCACTGAGATATCTGATGAGGCACTTATTTATATACTAAAAAGTAATAAACTAATGATGGATGAGATTGATATTCTGAAGAAGGTCACTGAATGGGGAACTGTTAATGCAGTAAGTAGAATACTTATTGGCATGTACAAGACATTGTCTGGGTGTACTGGTTAGGTTGTGACAGGATTATCACTTGGTGAAATATTGAAGAATGTTATAATTCACATCAGATATCCTCTACTTGATAAAGATGCTCTTAGTAGTATAGCAGCTGAGAATAAGATCAAACAGTACATTCCAGTAAGTACAGTGTAATGTGGGTGTTGGATATAGCATTTTCCAGTtatgattgttatattagaatGTTTCTGTTCTTCAACCAGGTGACGTTGATAGCTGCTGCCTGGAAGTTTCATGCACTACAGAAAGTTGATGATCCTGCCGATCCACAGACCACTCCTCGAAGGGGAACTGTACCACGACCCTCATTAAGGGCATTAGGATTAACATCTTGATGTAACATAAATTATGTGTATGTTGGAATGAATGGGAGCTAGTCTGGCAGTCAAGTGATTGTTGCAAATGCTTAGTACACTTCTGTTCATACAGTTGTTTAGCTGTTCCAAAAATCAATAAATTCAGTAGCTGACCAATTAAAACAAATTGTATTCAACTGGTCCTACTAAACTCCCCAAAATTGTGCAGGCAACCACACaactttttctttctttttaattGACTAGGTGATCACTGAACAAGTGACTTATAAGTCTCCCACTTTGGGAACaggtggccaccaagacaggttcCAATGATACAAGAGCATGGAGTGTGCTAAAGTAATAGTAACACATGTATTTTAACAAAACTGTACTTCCAGGCATTTCACTATCACCATGGCTTAATGATTGTACAATCACTTCTCCAGAAAATGATCAATCAGGAAACCAAACATATACTTAATTGCCTAAAAAAAAGCAAGGTCACTATCCGTAGCCAGTTGTTGCGGAAAGCAATATTATACTATTTCTACAGATTTGTATACTTCATTCATTGCAATTAAATAAATTCAATCAACACACAATATTAATAAAAAGACACGTATTTAAGATGATACACATGTCATTACTGATACAAACGCATTACACAGTATTGGAACTGTGTACTATATTATAGTGTGTCAGTCATGTAATgcatatattattatactgcCGTTTCGTGTGACATAAGCCGTCGTAATCTGGGCAGGGGTAACACCAACATTCCGGTGCTCTTCTTGCGGGTTAGTTTATTGTGTAGTGGTACTGCGTCACTTGGTACTAGCTCCATCATACCCGTGTCAGAGAAGCTGCCCAATATTAGTGACAAGTTTTGAACAATTTCTGGAAATAGGAATCTGTCTGTTGTATCCACCTGTGTTGGTATAATATATGACAGTAGTTTTACTAGTGTATAAAGTGTATGcttagaaggaaaaattagggatgaaaaaaaagatgaaacaagggaatagctaaaaagtggtgaaacaaggaaggttgtctagacctgcagatatactagtggacattaaatccctaaacttcagtctTCCTGTCATAATTACCTTCCTTgtttgtttcaccactttttttttgtttctttgatccctaatccaacttaaaattgcTAAGTTTCCTTCTAgttatttatttactttttttaATAACGTAATTATGACAAATTgtgcattaaaagaaagaatggcaccaggcagaACTGGGGAACTGTACCACAGGCATTTTGCATTTTACCAGCATTTTGCATTAGAATAcgtgccccaacaatcaattatgtgACGGAAAAGtaggtggccattacgctttgttttcagctatgctctgcccattacacagcattacaaacgaagaacagtaagAGAAGCGTCTGCAGTAAATCCAGGCAATAAGCATAATAGCctacacagccacagggaagccacatcgCACTattgtgaatcaacaccttgcattaCCAGCAAAATGAActggaggacaaaggcaagtccatgatgtgtgtattgtacatactgctaTTGGCAAAAAGGTACAACTCgggatgaagtgacatcaaacagtgaagaaatcaagcctgtagccttagccattgtcgagttatgctcggctggaggcatcagttagtcagtcagtcagtcagtcagtcagtcagtcattcctgttaaatagaaatttttttagaattccatagaaactttttggaagggttttaGGTT
This genomic interval carries:
- the LOC136256896 gene encoding BTB/POZ domain-containing protein 19-like, whose translation is MAEDYLNGQLLLGDPDEFAQEMIKLINDKEFSDVQFVIGEERQSIHAHKCILAARCEVFRAMFSTPTTPDDNAPLILSDIKPVVFMAVLEFIYTNSCNLSSDLVIEVLASAIEYGLDGLRKVCVRFMRENMTVGTVCEYVQAALTYDQVTLREECLQLIEQHTEEVFKTQGFTEISDEALIYILKSNKLMMDEIDILKKVTEWGTVNAVVTGLSLGEILKNVIIHIRYPLLDKDALSSIAAENKIKQYIPVTLIAAAWKFHALQKVDDPADPQTTPRRGTVPRPSLRALGLTS